One genomic segment of Streptomyces sp. RKND-216 includes these proteins:
- the trxB gene encoding thioredoxin-disulfide reductase has protein sequence MSDVRNVIIIGSGPAGYTAALYTARASLNPLVFEGSVTAGGALMNTTEVENYPGFREGIMGPDLMDQMRAQSERFGAELIPDDVTAVDLSGEVKTVTDSVGTVHRARTVIVATGSQHRKLGLPGEDELSGRGVSYCATCDGFFFRDQDIAVVGGGDTAMEEATFLSRFAKSVTIVHRRDTLRASKAMQERAFADEKISFAWDSEVAEIHDTDRKLSSLTLRNTKTGDTSELPVTGLFVAIGHDPRTELFQGVLELDEEGYLTVDSPSTRTKIPGVFAAGDVVDHTYRQAITAAGTGCAAALDAERYLASMTTTAPEEAAEPEKTATV, from the coding sequence GTGAGCGACGTCCGTAACGTCATCATCATCGGCTCGGGGCCTGCGGGCTACACCGCAGCGCTCTACACCGCCCGCGCGTCGCTGAACCCGCTGGTCTTCGAGGGCTCCGTCACCGCCGGCGGCGCCCTCATGAACACGACCGAGGTGGAGAACTACCCGGGTTTCCGCGAGGGGATCATGGGCCCGGACCTGATGGACCAGATGCGCGCCCAGTCCGAGCGCTTCGGCGCCGAGCTGATCCCGGACGACGTCACCGCCGTGGACCTCTCCGGTGAGGTCAAGACCGTCACCGACTCCGTCGGCACCGTCCACCGCGCCCGCACCGTGATCGTGGCCACCGGGTCCCAGCACCGCAAGCTGGGCCTCCCCGGGGAGGACGAGCTGTCCGGCCGGGGCGTCTCCTACTGCGCCACCTGCGACGGATTCTTCTTCCGCGACCAGGACATCGCCGTCGTCGGCGGCGGAGACACCGCCATGGAAGAGGCCACGTTCCTCTCCCGCTTCGCCAAGTCGGTCACCATCGTCCACCGCCGCGACACCCTGCGCGCCTCGAAGGCGATGCAGGAGCGGGCCTTCGCGGACGAGAAGATCAGCTTCGCCTGGGACAGCGAGGTCGCCGAGATCCATGACACGGACCGCAAGCTCTCCAGCCTGACCCTGCGCAACACCAAGACCGGCGACACGTCCGAGCTCCCCGTCACGGGCCTGTTCGTCGCCATCGGCCACGACCCCCGCACCGAGCTCTTCCAGGGCGTCCTCGAGTTGGACGAGGAGGGATACCTGACGGTCGACTCCCCCTCCACCCGCACCAAGATCCCGGGCGTGTTCGCTGCTGGTGACGTCGTCGACCACACCTACCGGCAGGCCATCACCGCCGCCGGCACAGGCTGCGCCGCCGCGCTGGACGCCGAACGCTACCTGGCCTCGATGACCACCACCGCGCCCGAGGAGGCGGCAGAGCCGGAGAAGACCGCGACCGTCTGA
- a CDS encoding ParB/RepB/Spo0J family partition protein, which yields MSDRRRGLGRGLGALIPAAPQSGEPTERPTVSGNGATSPTAVPLLPSERGVAAAKAASRADGEDARHLNGGAGEPASAGAAQAEGVEGVPTGAHFAELPLDAITPNPRQPREVFDEDALAELVTSIKEVGLLQPVVVRQLGPERYELIMGERRWRACREAGLEAIPAIVRATEDEKLLLDALLENLHRAQLNPLEEAAAYDQLLRDFTCTHDQLADRIGRSRPQVSNTLRLLRLSPPVQRRVAAGVLSAGHARALLSVDDGEEQDRLAHRIVAEGLSVRAVEEIVTLMGSKPKSSGRAKGPRAGKRLSPALDHLAGRLSDRFETRVKVDLGQKKGKIVVEFASMEDLERILGQFAPGEGRMLSEQLAHRESVEGAESEGDAEDV from the coding sequence GTGAGCGATCGACGTAGAGGACTGGGGCGTGGACTCGGCGCACTCATCCCCGCTGCCCCGCAGAGCGGTGAGCCCACCGAGCGTCCCACGGTGAGCGGCAACGGCGCGACGTCCCCGACGGCGGTCCCCCTGCTGCCCTCCGAGCGCGGTGTGGCGGCTGCCAAGGCGGCATCGCGCGCGGACGGGGAGGATGCACGGCATCTCAACGGCGGCGCCGGGGAGCCCGCGAGTGCCGGTGCGGCACAGGCCGAAGGGGTCGAGGGTGTTCCCACCGGTGCCCACTTCGCCGAGCTACCGCTGGACGCCATCACGCCCAACCCGCGGCAGCCGCGGGAGGTGTTCGACGAGGACGCCCTCGCCGAACTGGTCACCTCGATCAAAGAGGTCGGTCTTCTCCAGCCCGTCGTCGTACGTCAGTTGGGACCGGAGCGGTACGAGCTCATCATGGGTGAGCGGCGCTGGCGAGCCTGCCGGGAAGCCGGTCTGGAGGCCATTCCGGCGATCGTGCGCGCGACGGAGGACGAGAAGCTTCTCCTGGACGCGCTGCTGGAGAACCTGCACCGCGCGCAACTGAACCCCTTGGAGGAGGCGGCGGCGTACGACCAGCTGCTGCGCGACTTCACGTGCACGCACGACCAGCTCGCCGACCGCATCGGGCGGTCGCGCCCTCAGGTGTCCAACACCCTGCGTCTACTCAGGCTTTCGCCGCCGGTGCAGCGCAGGGTGGCTGCGGGCGTGCTCTCGGCCGGCCACGCACGCGCCCTGCTGTCCGTGGACGATGGCGAGGAGCAGGACCGGCTGGCCCATCGCATTGTGGCCGAAGGGCTCTCGGTCCGTGCGGTCGAGGAGATCGTGACCCTTATGGGGTCGAAGCCGAAGTCTTCGGGGCGTGCCAAGGGGCCCAGGGCCGGCAAGCGGCTTTCCCCGGCCCTGGACCACCTCGCCGGGCGCCTGTCGGACCGCTTCGAGACCCGGGTGAAGGTCGATCTGGGGCAGAAGAAGGGCAAGATCGTCGTCGAGTTCGCCTCAATGGAGGACCTGGAGCGCATTCTGGGTCAGTTCGCTCCGGGTGAGGGGCGGATGCTCAGCGAGCAGTTGGCGCACCGCGAGAGCGTCGAGGGCGCCGAGAGCGAGGGAGACGCCGAGGACGTGTGA
- a CDS encoding ParA family protein, with amino-acid sequence MAVCEAHEGTAEESEPLRSDANLAGPMADPVPGPRTESGDVSRETPPPMDVSSGYEGDPSAPVGRAAQQAVEAMTRAGEGLPRPEQTRVMVVANQKGGVGKTTTTVNLAASLALHGARVLVIDLDPQGNASTALGVDHHSEVPSIYDVLVDSKPLSDVVQPVPDIEGLFCAPATIDLAGAEIELVSLVARESRLQRAISAYEQPLDYVLIDCPPSLGLLTVNALVAGAEVVIPIQCEYYALEGLGQLLRNVELVRGHLNPDLHVSTIILTMYDGRTRLASQVADEVRTHFGKEVLRTNIPRSVRISEAPSYGQTVLTYDPGSSGSLSYLEAAREIALRDPRAQQNQSAQQHGMPEGTQ; translated from the coding sequence ATGGCAGTCTGTGAAGCTCACGAAGGTACTGCCGAGGAGAGTGAACCGTTGCGGTCCGACGCCAACCTCGCGGGGCCGATGGCCGACCCGGTCCCCGGTCCCCGTACCGAGTCCGGGGATGTTTCACGTGAAACCCCGCCCCCGATGGATGTGTCGTCCGGCTATGAGGGTGACCCCTCCGCTCCGGTCGGCCGGGCGGCGCAGCAGGCCGTCGAAGCGATGACCCGCGCCGGCGAAGGACTACCGAGGCCGGAGCAGACCCGTGTGATGGTGGTCGCCAACCAGAAGGGCGGCGTGGGGAAGACGACCACGACGGTGAACTTGGCGGCCTCGCTCGCGCTGCACGGGGCTCGCGTGCTGGTGATCGACCTCGACCCCCAGGGCAACGCTTCGACCGCATTGGGGGTCGACCACCACTCGGAAGTGCCCTCCATCTACGACGTTCTGGTGGACAGCAAGCCGTTGTCCGACGTGGTGCAGCCGGTCCCGGACATCGAGGGACTCTTCTGCGCACCCGCCACCATCGATCTCGCCGGTGCGGAGATCGAGCTGGTGTCGCTGGTCGCGCGGGAGAGCAGACTGCAACGGGCCATCTCCGCCTACGAGCAGCCGCTCGACTACGTGCTGATCGACTGCCCTCCGTCGCTGGGGCTGCTCACGGTCAACGCATTGGTCGCCGGTGCCGAGGTGGTCATCCCGATCCAGTGCGAGTACTACGCGCTGGAAGGGCTTGGACAGCTACTGCGGAACGTGGAGTTGGTCCGTGGTCACCTCAACCCGGACCTTCATGTCTCCACCATCATCCTCACCATGTACGACGGCCGTACCCGACTGGCCTCTCAGGTGGCGGACGAGGTGCGCACTCACTTCGGCAAGGAGGTGCTGCGGACCAACATCCCGCGGTCGGTCCGGATCTCCGAGGCTCCCAGCTACGGTCAGACGGTCCTGACCTACGACCCCGGGTCCAGTGGCTCCCTCTCCTACCTCGAGGCGGCCCGCGAGATCGCGCTGCGGGATCCGCGCGCGCAGCAGAACCAGTCAGCACAACAGCACGGCATGCCGGAGGGGACGCAGTGA
- a CDS encoding protein kinase family protein, translating to MAERSTAAVGVTHSGGGHEPPPAGKAGEVTVDGGTEEHSSQDTSGATEEKAATEEPPAPELHSGHKIARRYRLEECVTRLDGFSSWRAVDEKLRRAVGVHILPAGHPRARRVLAAARSAALLGDPRFVQVLDAVEDGDLVYVVNEWLPDATPLTELLVGAPLPAHEAYQLVTQLAQALAAAHREGLSHLRLTPASVLRTGSGQYRIRGLAVSAALRGVTSDHPQRTDTEAIGTLLYASLTQRWPYEEDAYGLTGVGNLAKGTLVAPDQVRAGVHRGLSELAMRALVNDGATASREEQPCATPEELAKAVALLPRIRPPEQHFAAPPGFRHTTHQHGTYAPAAGAGGGGRPGAHTAETTPPALPGRTGKALKWGVSALLIAALGLGSWQVSEALMNRDSPTDNTSAQPEEEPEDGTGGPPIEIAGVTTFDPEGNGTENPETAMRAFDGDPQSFWYTQNYYDPLRMLKPGVGLVLDLGKRQQVGNVKVYFEGRTSAELLLAPESTVGMPTSYASFDRVTRATGPELSYEAGEPVTTQYVLVWLTELPQATDGNYRGRITEIQVSG from the coding sequence GTGGCGGAACGGAGCACGGCTGCCGTCGGCGTGACGCACAGCGGCGGCGGACACGAGCCGCCTCCCGCCGGCAAGGCGGGCGAGGTCACGGTCGACGGTGGAACCGAGGAACACAGCAGCCAGGACACCAGCGGAGCCACCGAGGAAAAGGCGGCGACCGAGGAACCCCCGGCCCCGGAGCTGCACAGCGGCCACAAGATCGCCAGGAGGTACCGCCTCGAGGAGTGCGTGACCCGGCTGGACGGCTTCAGCAGCTGGCGTGCCGTCGACGAGAAGCTGCGACGTGCCGTGGGAGTGCACATTCTGCCCGCGGGTCATCCGCGAGCGCGGCGTGTGCTGGCGGCGGCCCGCTCGGCGGCTCTCCTCGGCGATCCCCGCTTCGTCCAGGTCCTCGACGCCGTCGAGGACGGCGACCTGGTCTACGTCGTGAACGAGTGGCTGCCGGACGCCACTCCCCTCACCGAACTGCTCGTCGGCGCACCCCTGCCCGCGCACGAGGCGTACCAGCTGGTGACGCAGCTCGCTCAGGCTCTCGCCGCTGCACACCGCGAAGGTCTCTCCCACCTCCGGCTCACCCCCGCCTCGGTGCTCCGCACCGGCTCGGGCCAGTACCGCATCCGCGGCCTCGCGGTCAGCGCCGCGCTGCGCGGGGTCACGAGCGACCACCCGCAGCGCACCGACACGGAAGCGATCGGGACGCTGCTGTACGCCTCCCTCACGCAGCGCTGGCCCTACGAGGAGGACGCCTACGGCCTGACCGGCGTCGGCAACCTGGCCAAGGGCACCCTCGTCGCTCCCGACCAGGTGCGGGCAGGCGTCCACCGAGGCCTCTCGGAACTCGCCATGCGGGCTCTCGTCAACGACGGGGCCACCGCTTCCCGCGAGGAACAGCCGTGCGCCACCCCCGAGGAACTCGCCAAGGCCGTGGCGCTCCTCCCCCGCATCCGCCCCCCGGAGCAGCACTTCGCGGCACCCCCGGGCTTCCGGCACACCACGCATCAGCACGGCACGTACGCGCCCGCGGCAGGAGCGGGTGGGGGCGGCAGGCCTGGTGCACACACCGCTGAGACCACACCGCCCGCCCTTCCCGGCCGTACCGGGAAGGCCCTGAAGTGGGGTGTGTCCGCCCTCCTCATCGCCGCACTCGGGCTGGGCAGCTGGCAGGTCTCCGAGGCTCTGATGAACCGGGACTCGCCCACCGACAACACCTCCGCGCAGCCCGAGGAGGAACCGGAGGACGGTACGGGCGGCCCACCGATCGAGATCGCCGGCGTCACCACCTTCGATCCCGAGGGCAACGGCACGGAGAACCCGGAGACCGCCATGCGGGCCTTCGACGGTGATCCGCAGTCCTTCTGGTACACGCAGAACTACTACGACCCGCTGCGTATGCTGAAGCCGGGCGTCGGTCTCGTCCTCGACCTGGGGAAGCGCCAGCAGGTCGGCAACGTGAAGGTGTACTTCGAGGGCCGTACCTCCGCCGAGCTGCTTCTGGCGCCGGAGAGCACCGTCGGCATGCCCACCTCTTACGCATCCTTCGACCGGGTCACCCGGGCCACGGGCCCGGAGCTCTCCTACGAGGCAGGGGAACCGGTGACCACGCAGTACGTACTGGTCTGGCTCACGGAACTCCCGCAGGCGACCGACGGCAACTACCGTGGGCGCATCACGGAGATCCAGGTGTCGGGCTGA
- a CDS encoding GNAT family N-acetyltransferase, with translation MGRQLVPLTLDNLPDLPKRCRGCVFWELDPVSGEAAVKAGHPDLEKEAWISAVLLEWGSCGRVVYVDEVPVGFVLYAPPAYVPRSTAFPTSPVSPDAVQLMTASLLPGYQGQGLGRVMVQTVVKDVLRRGFKAIEAFGDAGWTEPACVMPAEHLLAVGFKTVRPHPRFPRLRLELRSTVSWKADVERALDQLLGAVQKEPALRPL, from the coding sequence ATGGGGCGTCAGCTTGTTCCGCTCACGCTGGACAACCTTCCGGATCTGCCGAAGCGCTGCCGTGGCTGCGTCTTCTGGGAGTTGGATCCGGTCAGCGGTGAGGCCGCCGTCAAGGCCGGGCATCCGGATCTGGAGAAGGAGGCCTGGATCTCCGCGGTCCTGCTGGAGTGGGGGTCGTGCGGCCGGGTCGTCTATGTCGACGAGGTGCCGGTCGGTTTCGTGTTGTACGCGCCGCCGGCCTATGTGCCGCGTTCGACGGCCTTTCCGACGAGTCCGGTGTCGCCGGACGCGGTGCAGCTGATGACCGCCTCGCTGCTGCCCGGTTACCAGGGGCAAGGGCTGGGACGGGTGATGGTGCAGACGGTGGTCAAGGACGTCCTGCGCCGCGGGTTCAAGGCGATCGAGGCGTTCGGGGACGCCGGCTGGACGGAGCCTGCCTGTGTTATGCCGGCCGAGCACCTGCTGGCCGTCGGCTTCAAGACCGTGCGGCCGCACCCGAGGTTTCCGCGGCTGCGGCTGGAGCTGCGCTCGACCGTGTCGTGGAAGGCCGATGTGGAACGGGCACTCGATCAGTTGCTGGGGGCGGTGCAGAAGGAGCCGGCTCTGCGGCCCCTCTGA
- the sigM gene encoding RNA polymerase sigma factor SigM, whose amino-acid sequence MQPAEVSDAELLARHVGGDPDAFGELVRRHRDRLWAVALRTLGDREEAADAVQDALISAYRRAHTFAGRSAVTTWLHRITVNACLDRARKAASRRTSPLDDTERLELMLEPHESAEAPAERSDLHRELIEALSELPPEQRAALVLVDMQGYPVSEAADVLNVAVGTVKSRCARGRARLLPLLTHLRPRSSPARDSRKVSGRGNPRGGASVPPAKGVRRDVPEPGAVKGGGGSR is encoded by the coding sequence ATGCAGCCGGCCGAGGTGAGCGACGCCGAGTTGCTCGCCCGGCACGTGGGCGGCGACCCCGATGCCTTCGGCGAACTCGTACGGCGCCATCGGGACCGCCTCTGGGCCGTCGCCCTGCGCACCCTGGGGGACCGCGAGGAAGCCGCCGACGCCGTTCAGGACGCCCTGATCTCCGCCTACCGGCGGGCCCACACCTTCGCGGGCCGGTCAGCCGTCACCACCTGGCTGCACCGGATCACCGTCAACGCCTGCCTGGACCGAGCGCGCAAGGCCGCTTCCCGACGCACATCCCCCCTCGACGACACCGAACGCCTGGAGCTGATGCTCGAGCCGCACGAGTCGGCCGAGGCTCCTGCGGAGCGCAGCGACCTCCATCGGGAGCTGATCGAGGCACTCTCCGAGCTGCCGCCGGAGCAACGGGCCGCACTCGTGCTGGTCGACATGCAGGGCTATCCGGTCTCGGAGGCCGCCGACGTCCTGAACGTGGCCGTCGGCACGGTGAAGAGCCGCTGTGCACGCGGCAGAGCCAGACTCCTGCCTCTGCTCACCCACCTGCGACCGCGCAGTTCGCCGGCACGGGATTCCCGGAAGGTGAGCGGAAGAGGGAACCCACGCGGCGGGGCATCCGTCCCACCGGCGAAAGGCGTCCGGCGTGACGTCCCCGAACCAGGCGCAGTCAAGGGTGGAGGTGGAAGCAGGTGA
- the trxA gene encoding thioredoxin, whose translation MAGATVTATDANFDEVVLKSDKPVLVDFWAAWCGPCRQIAPSLEAIAEEHGAKLTVVKLNIDENPGVAAKYGIMSIPTMNVYKGGEVVKTIVGAKPKAAIERDLADYIG comes from the coding sequence ATGGCCGGTGCCACCGTGACCGCAACCGACGCCAACTTCGATGAGGTCGTTCTCAAGAGCGACAAGCCGGTACTCGTCGACTTCTGGGCGGCCTGGTGCGGCCCTTGCCGTCAGATCGCCCCCTCGCTGGAGGCGATCGCCGAGGAGCACGGTGCGAAGCTCACCGTGGTCAAGCTCAACATCGACGAGAACCCGGGCGTGGCCGCCAAGTACGGCATCATGTCGATCCCGACGATGAACGTGTACAAGGGCGGCGAGGTCGTCAAGACGATCGTCGGCGCCAAGCCGAAAGCCGCCATCGAGCGCGACCTGGCCGACTACATCGGCTGA